AGCTAGAATTTTTTATTCGGTTGCAGAGCATTGATCTTTGATTGCATTATCATTAAGTAGGTAGGATATGTTGTCATAGGCAGGTCAACTTAGACAAAATTTGGAAGATGGACTGGCTACAGGTTTGCAGATCTGTATCTTGTACAATAAAAGAAGGCTCAACATATTCCCTGTCATGGCTGCAACTAAGTTGTATGTCTTTTAAAAGGACTGTTAACCGTAACCTACCACAATTTTGTAGCAGTTTGCCCGTCTGAAGATTCTTCTTCTATAACAAGGTTTCTTGATTATTTCAATTGCTAATGTTTTTTTATACAGATTGCTGTTAAGAAGTTGAAGTGCGCAAAGAATGGGACAGAAACAGAATTTGCTTCAGATGTTGAAATTCTGGGAAGAGTGAGGCACAAAAACCTCTTGAGTTTCCGTGGATATTGTGCTGATGGACCTGAACGCGTTCTGGTGTATGACTTCATGCCAAATTCAAGTCTTTATGCACATCTGCACGGAACACATTCTACAGAGTGCCTTCTTGACTGGCGGAGGAGAACATTTATTGCAATTGGTGCTGCTCGAGCTCTAGCGTTAGTAAAAGAAACCTCATCTTTGTTCATTACTGCACAGCATACATAATCTCTGCTTCTCAGTTTCTCTCCTTCTGGTAAGCTGTCACAGAAGAAACTCACTCATATGAGCTTCTCCACAGGTATCTTCACCACCACGCAACACCCCAGATAATCCATGGGAGCGTCAAGGCTACTAATGTGCTACTCGATTCAAATTTCCAGGCACATCTTGGTGACTTTGGTCTGATAAGGTTCATCCCAGATGGGGTGGATCATGATAAGATAATCAGTGAAAACCAACGTGGCTATCTTGCTCCTGAGTACATTATGTTTGGCAAACCTACAATAGGTTGTGATGTCTACAGCTTTGGCATAATACTGTTGGAGCTATCTAGTGGGAGAAGACCAGTGGAAAGGTCGGGCTCTGCCAAAATGTGTGGGGTTCGAAACTGGGTGCTCCCTTTGGCAAAAGATGGCAGATACGATGAAATTGTGGACTCCAAACTCAATGATAAGTATTCTGAATCTGAACTAAAAAGAGTAGTGTTGGTTGGTCTGGCTTGCACACACAGAGAACCTGAAAAGAGACCGACAATGCTCGAAGTTGTATCGATGCTGAAAGGTGAATCTAAAGAGATGCTTTCCAGGCTTGAAAATGATGAATTGTTCAGGCCAGACTCGACGGTGAGTTCCCATGGAATGTCAACACCAGAGGGGAGCTCGGACTGTGTGCCCAAGAATGATCAAGAATTGGCAGCGGCATGATGGATTAGTACCCTAGGAAATGTAGAGTCGCATTTTTTTTGTGGGATTGGTGCTTGGTCTGCTTGGTTTGGCATGATTCAAATGTACAGGCATTGTCATTTGTGAAGGTTTCTCCTCTTTTTGGAGAGAGGAAATTAGATGAATGATGAGTTAGCAGTTATACATGGTGCTTTTTTTGGCAAAGAATTATTATACATGGTGCTTTTTGTGTGCACTGGATAGAAGATCCATATACTTGGCCTGATGTTTGGGTATGATTGGTCATGTTGTCATATAAATTATTCTTTAATGCTGATATCTGGATGATTGAATTGTGTTTGTATCTTATGATTGAAACTTCTGCACAACACAGGAGTAAATACTGCAATTCCTTTCCTTTTATTACCAGTTTTATTTTGCAATGCGTGTTGTGGACGATTCAAAACTATGGCCACAAATACACAAGGCATTTAGAATTTTAATTTTGTCAAAACAGAAGCTATACTAGTAGTAGAATCATCAACGAAAGTAGCTGTTAGCATGGAACTTTAAAAAACAGACGATCATGCAAAACATTCACACGGGAAGCTGTAACATATAAGGGCTACACGCCTACACCCCCAGTAGGCATATGCTTGTATAGTGGAGATGTAAAAGGCCTCGTTGGTTGTTGCAGTGTAGTAGCACAAGCAAACCACCTGTCCACCAGGAGACAAAAAGAGTGGCAAGTTGCCAAGAAACACTCGGCCGACTACCAGCATTGCTTTATGATTAGTAGGATGCAATAATATATCTTAGCCGAGATCTACATAATACAATATCGAGAGTAAGCA
The Oryza sativa Japonica Group chromosome 6, ASM3414082v1 DNA segment above includes these coding regions:
- the LOC4340247 gene encoding PTI1-like tyrosine-protein kinase At3g15890, with product MHPKLSRFAHRVLCCGRKGSGEDLSDEGSGSLRWVFSLRELRSATNSFNYDNKIGEGPFGSVYWGQVWDGSQIAVKKLKCAKNGTETEFASDVEILGRVRHKNLLSFRGYCADGPERVLVYDFMPNSSLYAHLHGTHSTECLLDWRRRTFIAIGAARALAYLHHHATPQIIHGSVKATNVLLDSNFQAHLGDFGLIRFIPDGVDHDKIISENQRGYLAPEYIMFGKPTIGCDVYSFGIILLELSSGRRPVERSGSAKMCGVRNWVLPLAKDGRYDEIVDSKLNDKYSESELKRVVLVGLACTHREPEKRPTMLEVVSMLKGESKEMLSRLENDELFRPDSTVSSHGMSTPEGSSDCVPKNDQELAAA